A window from Mogibacterium neglectum encodes these proteins:
- a CDS encoding sugar-transfer associated ATP-grasp domain-containing protein, giving the protein MGESKLKYGLRVLKNASFKKFTDCVNEAHRISGKSKLACAIDIVHCMRKFDAGYYDYVIFQFWDKTDAEKDTYLTRFRSKKLVSQMNDPAYAHFFDNKDEFNEKFKDYIGRDFIELETATKDEVEAYFNRKDKVFCKMKDLECGIGCERLVTSDFENFDAFYSYIKEKDFGTLEGVIENHPDLNKVYSGSANTMRMITIIGDDGKPHLIYAVQKFGINGRVVDNYGVHGPVDLETGEFLFPAHSGDTKAEGLYTEHPNSHEKLVGFKTPLFKEAKEMILKAAMEVPQIRYVGWDVAVTPTGPAIIEGNVYCAHDFWQLPGQTPNNIGIMPTLKELVPSYKY; this is encoded by the coding sequence ATGGGCGAAAGCAAACTAAAATACGGACTAAGAGTGCTAAAGAACGCAAGCTTTAAGAAGTTCACGGACTGTGTCAATGAAGCACACAGAATTTCCGGCAAGAGCAAGCTTGCGTGTGCAATTGACATTGTACACTGCATGAGAAAATTCGATGCTGGTTACTATGATTATGTAATCTTCCAGTTCTGGGACAAGACCGACGCAGAGAAAGACACTTACCTGACTAGATTCAGAAGTAAGAAGCTTGTATCTCAGATGAATGACCCTGCTTACGCGCATTTCTTTGATAACAAGGATGAATTCAATGAGAAATTCAAGGATTATATCGGTCGTGATTTCATCGAACTCGAGACTGCTACTAAAGACGAGGTTGAGGCGTATTTCAACAGAAAAGACAAGGTGTTCTGCAAGATGAAGGACCTCGAGTGCGGCATAGGTTGTGAGAGACTTGTGACATCTGACTTTGAGAATTTCGATGCCTTCTATTCATACATCAAGGAAAAAGACTTTGGCACTCTCGAGGGCGTAATCGAGAACCATCCTGATCTCAACAAGGTATACTCCGGTAGTGCCAACACGATGCGTATGATCACGATCATCGGTGATGACGGCAAGCCACATCTGATATACGCAGTACAGAAGTTCGGTATCAACGGCAGAGTTGTCGACAACTACGGAGTTCACGGACCAGTTGACCTAGAGACTGGCGAGTTCCTATTCCCTGCTCACTCTGGAGATACAAAGGCGGAAGGACTTTACACTGAACATCCTAATTCACACGAGAAGCTTGTAGGATTCAAGACTCCGTTGTTCAAGGAAGCTAAGGAGATGATTCTAAAGGCGGCTATGGAAGTGCCACAGATTAGATATGTAGGTTGGGATGTTGCAGTAACTCCGACTGGACCTGCTATCATCGAGGGTAATGTATACTGCGCTCACGATTTCTGGCAGCTACCAGGACAGACTCCTAACAACATTGGAATCATGCCTACGCTGAAAGAGCTAGTTCCAAGCTACAAGTATTAA